A single Brassica rapa cultivar Chiifu-401-42 chromosome A04, CAAS_Brap_v3.01, whole genome shotgun sequence DNA region contains:
- the LOC103864423 gene encoding glutathione S-transferase T3-like, giving the protein MDPFTINSPGFTSLLASQSSPAMDCDFAEAVGNSPGIVKPVLKRKWSTKEDLVLISGWLNTSKDAIVSNEQKGGSFWKRIELYFNSSAQLTGSVAREWSQCKQRWGRVNEQVCKFVGSYEAALKEQSSGQNENDVMKAAHDIFFNDYHAKFTMEHCWRELRYDQKWKSYSKSRDGGKEKRKENEEVMPEEEVRPAGVKAAKASKRKRHGNEAAFDQIESILAARKKISQQKLLDRLLAKNDTDLSPNEISLKNKLVSELLD; this is encoded by the coding sequence ATGGATCCCTTTACCATAAACTCTCCCGGGTTTACTTCGCTCTTAGCTTCGCAGAGCAGTCCAGCAATGGACTGCGACTTTGCTGAGGCAGTAGGCAACTCTCCCGGGATAGTGAAACCGGTCCTAAAGAGAAAGTGGTCAACAAAAGAAGACCTAGTGCTCATCAGTGGGTGGCTGAACACGAGCAAGGATGCTATTGTCAGTAACGAGCAGAAAGGAGGATCCTTTTGGAAGAGAATTGAGCTCTACTTCAATTCAAGCGCTCAGCTTACTGGCTCAGTTGCTAGAGAGTGGAGTCAGTGTAAGCAGAGGTGGGGAAGGGTGAACGAGCAGGTGTGCAAGTTTGTGGGGAGTTATGAGGCGGCTTTGAAGGAGCAATCTAGTGGTCAAAATGAGAATGATGTCATGAAGGCTGCCCATGACATCTTCTTTAATGATTACCATGCGAAGTTCACCATGGAACACTGTTGGAGGGAACTGAGATATGATCAGAAATGGAAGTCATACTCCAAGTCCAGAGATGGCGGGAAGGAGAAAAGGAAGGAGAATGAAGAGGTGATGCCTGAGGAGGAGGTTAGACCGGCGGGTGTAAAGGCTGCGAAAGCAAGCAAGCGCAAGCGGCACGGGAATGAAGCTGCTTTCGATCAAATAGAGAGCATCCTGGCTGCGAGAAAGAAAATATCCCAGCAGAAACTCCTTGATCGTCTCCTTGCCAAAAATGACACTGATCTATCTCCAAACGAAATCAGTCTCAAAAACAAACTCGTTTCTGAACTGCTAGATTGA
- the LOC103864284 gene encoding putative pectinesterase 11 has product MRRQTHDINALREALDKANAQVAALEVSRITGPRIEFLKALEELLKQNVNDSDKKFRKFVVSSWGGFLVAAAVLVYALKKEKVVIPVDKPYITLSGTKASSTILVWSDGKDLLDSPTLTVFASDFVCRFLTIQNKFGKGGQAVAVRVAGDNAAFYGCVITSYQDTLLDDDGNHYFKNCYIEGATDFICGNASSLYERCHLHSLSPKNGSITAQKRTSATEKSGFIFLGCKLTGSGLTFLGRPWGAYSRVVFAYSFFSDVVAPQGWNEWRDPSRKDTVYYGEYKCYGPGADRKQRVQWSKQLSDEEATVFLSKDFIGGKEWLRPAPSHFKNAPKSNPT; this is encoded by the exons ATGCGGCGTCAAACACACGATATAAACGCGCTGCGGGAAGCATTGGATAAGGCTAATGCTCAGGTCGCCGCTTTGGAGGTTTCTCGTATCACCGGACCAAGAATCGAGTTTCTGAAGGCGCTTGAAGAGCTTCTCAAACAGAACGTTAATGACTCTGACAAGAAATTTCGTAAATTCGTGGTCTCCTCCTGGGGAGGATTCCTTGTCGCAGCTGCTGTCCTCGTTTATGCTCTGAAAAA AGAAAAGGTGGTGATTCCTGTGGATAAACCCTACATAACATTGAGTGGAACAAAAGCCTCCAGCACAATTCTCGTATGGAGCGATGGTAAAGACCTTTTGGATTCACCCACTCTCACTGTCTTCGCCTCCGATTTCGTATGCCGATTTCTCACTATTCAG AATAAATTTGGAAAAGGGGGACAGGCGGTCGCGGTGCGAGTGGCAGGAGATAATGCAGCGTTCTATGGTTGCGTGATAACGTCATACCAAGACACTCTCCTCGACGACGATGGGAACCATTACTTCAAGAACTGTTACATTGAAGGAGCCACCGATTTCATTTGTGGAAACGCATCTTCTCTTTATGAG AGGTGTCATCTACACTCATTGTCACCAAAAAATGGGTCGATAACGGCTCAAAAGAGAACGTCGGCGACAGAGAAATCAGGGTTTATATTCTTGGGATGCAAGTTAACCGGTTCGGGTTTAACTTTTTTGGGAAGACCATGGGGAGCATATTCGAGGGTTGTCTTTGCTTATTCTTTCTTCTCCGATGTGGTCGCACCTCAAGGATGGAACGAATGGCGAGACCCGAGCAGAAAAGA TACTGTATATTACGGTGAATACAAATGTTACGGCCCTGGAGCAGACAGGAAGCAAAGGGTACAATGGTCGAAACAATTATCGGACGAAGAAGCTACTGTCTTCTTGAGCAAGGACTTTATTGGTGGCAAAGAGTGGCTCCGACCTGCCCCTTCTCATTTCAAGAATGCTCCCAAATCAAACCCAACATAA
- the LOC103864285 gene encoding protein RER1B, producing MDGSGGGGDGGGSIATPVQKKAHEAWRIYKYYLDKTTPHSTYRWIGTLVVFLIYSLRVFSIHGFYIISYALGIYLLNLLIGFLSPLVDPELDLSSDGGASLPTRGSDEFKPFIRRLPEFKFWYSMTKAFCIAFLMTFFSVFDVPVFWPILLCYWVVLFFLTMRRQISHMIKHKYIPFSIGKQKYSGRRSSASSGGASRAD from the exons ATGGACGGAAGCGGCGGCGGTGGTGACGGTGGCGGTTCCATAGCCACACCTGTGCAAAAGAAGGCTCACGAGGCGTGGAGGATTTACAAATATTACCTCGACAAGACTACGCCTCACTCGACCTACAGGTGGATCGGAACGCTTGTCGTCTTTCTCATCTACTCCTTGAGGGTTTTCTCTATCCACGGTTTCTACATCATCTCCTACGCCCTCGGCATCTACCTCTTGAATCTCCTCATCGGCTTCTTGTCCCCTCTTGTTGATCCTGAGCTCGACCTCTCCTCTGATGGTGGAGCTTCTCTCCCTACTCGAGGCTCTGATGAGTTCAAGCCTTTTATCCGCCGTCTCCCCGAGTTCAAATTCTG GTACTCCATGACTAAGGCCTTCTGCATAGCCTTTCTCATGACGTTCTTCTCCGTCTTTGATGTCCCTGTCTTCTGGCCTATTCTGCTTTGCTACTGGGTTGttctctttttcctcaccatgAGACGCCAAATCTCCCACATGATCAAGCACAAGTACATCCCTTTCAGCATCGGTAAACAG AAATATAGTGGCCGGAGATCTTCTGCGAGTAGCGGTGGTGCCTCTCGTGCTGATTGA
- the LOC103864283 gene encoding probable glucose-1-phosphate adenylyltransferase large subunit, chloroplastic, whose product MDSSHCFATGKSTSVLPKLTFKNVDNKFWGEKIKSNGFFKRLNSNQFGNRKFKHGGVVYAVATSKNPNEAMIVKPSMFEKRKADPKNVAAIILGGGNGAQLFPLTKRAATPAVPVGGCYRLIDIPMSNCINSCINKIFVLTQFNSASLNRHLARTYFGNGINFGGGFVEVLAATQTPGEAGKKWFQGTADAVRKFLWVFEDAKNRNIENILILSGDHLYRMNYMDFVQSHVDSNADVTLSCAPVSERRASNFGLVKIDRGGRVTHFSEKPTGVDLKSMQTDTTMLGLSHEEATDSPYIASMGVYCFKTEALLDLLTQQYPTSNDFGSEVIPAAIRDQDVQGYIFRDYWEDIGTIKTFYEANLALVEERPKFEFYDPDTPFYTSPRFLPPTKTEKCRMVDSIISHGCFMRECSVQRSIIGERSRLDYGVELQDTLMLGADYYQTESEIASLLAEGKVPIGIGQDSKIRKCIIDKNAKIGKNVIIMNKGDVQEADRPEEGFYIRSGITVVVEKATIQDGTVI is encoded by the exons ATGGATTCTTCCCACTGCTTTGCCACTGGGAAAAGCACTTCTGTCTTGCCAAAACTTACTTTCAAGAATGTGGACAACAAGTTTTGGGGTGAGAAGATCAAAAGCAATGGTTTCTTTAAACGTTTGAACTCCAACCAGTTTGGGAATCGAAAGTTCAAGCACGGTGGTGTTGTTTACGCTGTTGCCACTTCAAAGAATCCTAACGAAGCTATG ATAGTAAAGCCTTCCATGTTTGAGAAAAGAAAGGCAGATCCCAAAAACGTGGCTGCAATTATTCTAGGAGGAGGCAATGGAGCTCAACTCTTCCCTCTTACTAAGAGAGCCGCCACACCAGCT GTTCCGGTTGGTGGATGCTATAGGCTTATTGATATTCCGATGAGTAACTGCATTAACAGTTGCATCAACAAGATCTTCGTGCTGACACAGTTCAACTCGGCTTCCCTCAACCGACACTTAGCACGTACTTACTTTGGGAATGGTATCAACTTTGGAGGTGGTTTCGTTGAG GTTCTTGCTGCTACACAAACACCAGGGGAAGCTGGGAAGAAGTGGTTTCAAGGAACAGCCGATGCTGTCAGAAAGTTTCTTTGGGTGTTTGAG GATGCCAAGAACAGGAACATAGAGAACATACTTATTCTGTCTGGAGATCATCTCTATAGAATGAACTACATGGACTTTGTTCAG TCTCATGTAGATAGTAACGCTGATGTTACTCTTTCCTGCGCACCAGTCAGCGAACG CCGTGCATCGAACTTTGGTCTAGTGAAGATTGATAGAGGTGGGCGTGTAACACACTTCTCTGAGAAACCAACTGGAGTTGATCTGAAGTCAATG CAAACGGACACAACAATGCTTGGACTGTCTCATGAAGAAGCTACTGATTCTCCATACATTGCATCGATGGGAGTTTATTGCTTCAAAACCGAAGCTTTGCTGGATCTTTTGACGCAACAGTATCCGACTTCCAATGACTTTGGATCTGAGGTTATTCCTGCTGCCATAAGAGATCAAGATGTTCAA GGATACATATTCAGAGATTACTGGGAAGATATTGGAACTATAAAGACATTCTATGAGGCTAACCTAGCTCTTGTTGAGGAG AGACCAAAGTTTGAGTTCTATGATCCAGACACCCCGTTCTACACTTCTCCACGGTTCCTCCCACCAACCAAAACTGAGAAATGCCGT ATGGTAGATTCGATAATCTCACACGGATGTTTCATGAGAGAATGCAGCGTCCAACGCTCCATCATTGGAGAACGGTCACGTCTAGACTATGGAGTTGAGCTTCAG GATACGTTGATGTTAGGTGCAGATTATTACCAAACTGAATCTGAGATTGCATCTCTCTTAGCAGAAGGAAAGGTTCCAATTGGTATTGGTCAAGACTCAAAGATCAG GAAATGCATCATTGACAAGAATGCCAAGATTGGTAAAAACGTGATCATCATGAACAAAGGG GATGTTCAAGAAGCGGATAGGCCAGAGGAAGGATTCTACATTCGGTCTGGAATCACTGTGGTAGTCGAGAAGGCTACAATTCAAGACGGTACTGTTATATGA
- the LOC103864282 gene encoding 40S ribosomal protein S25-4 has translation MAPKKDKVPPPSSKPAKSGGGKQKKKKWSKGKQKEKVNNMVLFDQATYDKLLTEAPKFKLITPSILSDRMRINGSLARKAIRELMAKGVIRMVAAHSSQQIYTRATNT, from the exons ATG GCGCCAAAGAAGGACAAGGTTCCACCACCATCATCGAAGCCGGCCAAATCCGGAGGTGGAAAACAGAAGAAGAAG AAGTGGAGCAAGGGAAAGCAAAAGGAGAAGGTCAACAACATGGTGTTGTTTGATCAGGCTACTTACgacaagcttctcactgaagctCCCAAGTTCAAGCTCATCACCCCTTCCATTCTCTCTGACCGTATGAGG ATCAACGGGTCTCTAGCAAGGAAGGCTATTAGGGAGCTAATGGCGAAAGGTGTGATCAGGATGGTCGCTGCTCACTCGAGCCAGCAGATCTACACTCGTGCCACCAACACCTAA
- the LOC117133396 gene encoding uncharacterized protein LOC117133396, translated as MDPAEERRHSKKQKDHCDMLGFVADSQYGVPRKCACGGRIIDEVRGKEDYDSLPGKCFFTCVNYEDDGLHYRHPWVVAVQEEIKTLSTRLDEAEEVMKGVWKLNKRIEDLEEQVSTLSEQVDYLTVEVGTLEKVCFD; from the exons ATGGATCCCGCAGAAGAAAGACGACATTCAAAGAAGCAAAAGGATCACTGCGACATGTTAGGGTTTGTCGCGGATTCACAGTACGGGGTTCCAAGAAAGTGTGCTTGCGGCGGGAGAATCATTGACGAGGTTCGGGGGAAGGAAGACTACGACAGTCTTCCTGGAAAGTGTTTCTTCACATGCGTAAACTATGAG GATGATGGGTTGCATTACCGTCATCCTTGGGTGGTTGCTGTCCAGGAGGAGATCAAAACGCTGAGCACGCGTCTGGATGAGGCAGAGGAGGTTATGAAGGGGGTGTGGAAACTCAATAAACGGATTGAGGACCTGGAG GAACAGGTTTCAACCCTGTCTGAGCAGGTTGATTATCTCACTGTCGAGGTGGGTACCCTGGAGAAGGTCTGTTTCGACTGA
- the LOC108871584 gene encoding B3 domain-containing protein REM9-like: MTKASTRWFLMETPREPHFFKPLLPGFQSGVTIPLDFYSKHIQGAEINKPWKLRSDASDQIWEVIREGRTLTKGWKEYTEAHDLRIGDIVIFKHEGDMVFHVTPFGPSCCEIQYTHPHIVKEEADADDAPTFSYDYCFLAEFLPVEAMRCGDLNQQCKDVKLVNKEGNSWTARFGFSESDGAYYISRGWRKFCHDNRCTNGALLVFNVVGDGTTTPLLCVCPERKECTDLLINHFSRIDGSIASTSRN; the protein is encoded by the exons ATGACCAAAGCGTCAACTCGTTGGTTCTTG ATGGAAACTCCCCGAGAACCTCATTTCTTCAAGCCTCTTCTTCCTGGTTTTCAAAGTGGCGTGACAATACCACTTGATTTCTACTCAAAACACATACAAGGGGCTGAGATCAATAAACCATGGAAGCTAAGATCGGACGCTTCAGATCAAATTTGGGAGGTGATCCGAGAAGGCAGGACACTCACCAAAGGTTGGAAAGAGTACACCGAAGCACATGATCTTCGAATCGGTgacattgtcatcttcaaacACGAAGGAGACATGGTCTTTCATGTGACTCCTTTTGGTCCTAGCTGTTGTGAGATTCAGTATACACATCCTCACATCGTTAAGGAAGAAGCCGACGCGGATGATGCTCCTACTTTCTCATACGACTACTGCTTCTTGGCTGAG TTTCTTCCTGTGGAAGCTATGAGGTGTGGTGATTTGAACCAACAATGCAAAGATGTCAAACTTGTCAACAAGGAGGGAAACTCATGGACTGCACGCTTCGGATTTAGCGAATCAGACGGCGCATATTACATCAGCAGAGGGTGGAGAAAGTTCTGTCATGATAACAGATGCACCAACGGAGCTTTGTTGGTGTTCAACGTGGTTGGAGACGGGACGACAACTCCATTACTGTGTGTATGTCCGGAAAGGAAGGAGTGTACTGATCTACTGATCAACCACTTCAGCAGAATCGATG GTAGCATTGCTTCTACCTCACGAAATTAG
- the LOC117125748 gene encoding uncharacterized protein LOC117125748 — MASSSSSSSSSIDFSTAILIRVDQSGKGDFNKIQEAIESIPPNLNNSQLYFIWVKPGVYRDSAFGKIVDIAAKPVFSGRFARYIMSRQLKTKKKHEAWFRFAGKPIRFSLREFAIVTGLPCGPFPRRSKMKLKESIAEKPYWPVLFGKSEVVTVASVIKMLRRRTVTDTKIRIKYACLAILSSVLLPTSLKMKICREHAEAIEDLGEFFAYPWGRLAFDLLMVSIRERDVVALSQSNIALKGFVLALQLVMVEAVPALTEVVLESCSSSEADSEDDVFNPSDRFGKKQTLNTAHARFVDKTDNVMVRSLLLEDPERPIDQATLVWSDEEHDETVENMIDLINVNYQFSTSHFVGGVSRSEVDRLREASSVSSKSKKPKKPVSVTQSNDAGYIADLVIERLKPQLQNFNNKIEQFSTRVDLIEGKVIGNVNCVLSKFKDEIGRSVEAMVPDLCKNYAEVRGVPAAPTVVTGNGQDISAHPDKHVLDGNANTIINIIQNISEYSTPPSSPQNIQVGNKTPSIEGVAKPGFATPDPATDCGAMSAHSENHSRHTDNIIPLEDVNTVPPHFIETPSFSLGLTQEEHIRSAEPLTRQKVADLTTLSDINVGDNIAYPQSLRKSKRQKTLPPALLHDYLCGPHIDSRLHHPRESVFVCYERREIERKINVLSRKLSVNVVINVGGLVVSSKEMLLMAERSRLYPGKVVDILIRLVRCVVSLPTSLERSYYFLDTRFGTSIIRNYQKFSKTKKKESFKFSKGVLDFFGERDASPRLGIRYYFPLNLGKKHWIGVCFDTSRGKLYVLDCNVALFNETSMGRFLYPFLQMLPYLARQFGKEMGTQCVTPYKFDRTKSVFQSDNPADAGLIAVLLMVRHAVYGFEACRNLSPETVADEGKSAAIMALESTEKL; from the exons atggcttcttcttcttcttcttcgtcgtcttcAATTGATTTTTCAACTGCCATTCTAATAAGGGTTGATCAATCGGGTAAAGGAGATTTCAATAAGATTCAAGAAGCAATTGAATCCATCCCTCCCAATCTTAACAACTCTCAACTTTATTTCATTTGGGTTAAGCCTGGAGTTTACAG GGATTCAGCTTTTGGCAAAATCGTCGATATTGCTGCGAAACCGGTATTTTCCGGTCGCTTTGCTCGTTATATAATGTCTAGACAGttgaaaacgaagaagaagcacGAGGCGTGGTTCCGCTTTGCTGGAAAACCGATTCGGTTTTCGTTACGGGAATTTGCGATTGTCACCGGATTGCCATGCGGGCCGTTTCCACGGAGATCAAAGATGAAGTTAAAAGAATCCATAGCGGAGAAACCCTACTGGCCGGTGCTATTTGGTAAGAGTGAAGTTGTAACGGTGGCTTCTGTGATCAAGATGCTTCGGAGGAGGACGGTAACTGATACGAAAATCCGTATCAAATATGCTTGCCTGGCGATTCTGTCCTCCGTTCTTCTTCCAACAAGCTTGAAGATGAAGATTTGTAGAGAGCATGCAGAAGCAATCGAAGATCTTGGAGAATTTTTTGCATATCCGTGGGGAAGACTTGCGTTTGACTTGCTTATGGTTAGTATACGAGAGCGGGACGTGGTGGCCTTGTCCCAGAGCAACATCGCACTTAAAGGATTTGTACTTGCTTTACAACTGGTCATGGTTGAAGCTGTCCCTGCTCTTACTGAAGTTGTTCTGGAAAGCTGTTCCTCTTCGGAAGCTGATAGTGAAGATGATGTTTTTAATCCCAGTGATAGATTTGGGAAGAAACAAACTCTTAATACTGCACATGCACGTTTTGTAGACAAGACAGACAAT GTTATGGTGCGCAGTTTATTATTGGAAGACCCTGAACGTCCAATCGACCAAGCGACTCTAGTTTGGTCTGACGAAGAGCATGATGAAACCGTTGAAAACATGATTGATCTTATCAATGTGAATTATCAATTCAGTACTTCTCATTTTGTTGGCGGAGTTAGCAGAAGTGAAGTTGATCGTCTGCGAGAAGCTTCCTCAGTATCTTCAAAGTCGAAGAAACCTAAGAAACCCGTTTCAGTTACTCAATCCAATGATGCTGGTTATATCGCAGATCTCGTCATAGAACGATTGAAGCCGCAGCTCCAAAATTTCAATAACAAGATCGAACAGTTCTCTACAAGGGTCGACTTAATCGAGGGTAAAGTAATTGGAAATGTCAATTGTGTGTTGTCGAAATTCAAAGACGAGATAGGCAGATCCGTAGAGGCAATGGTTCCAGATTTGTGCAAAAACTATGCCGAAGTTCGTGGAGTCCCAGCAGCTCCCACTGTTGTTACAGGGAATGGACAGGATATATCTGCCCACCCAGACAAGCACGTTTTAGATGGTAATGCGAACACTATCATCAACATCATTCAGAACATAAGTGAGTACTCTACACCGCCTTCTTCGCCGCAAAATATTCAG GTCGGTAATAAAACTCCATCTATCGAAGGTGTTGCAAAACCCGGATTTGCTACTCCTGATCCAGCTACGGATTGCGGTGCTATGTCAGCCCATAGTGAGAACCATAGTAGGCACACTGACAACATCATTCCTTTG GAGGATGTCAATACGGTTCCGCCTCACTTCATCGAGACACCTTCTTTCTCCCTAGGACTTACACAAGAGGAACATATCCGATCTGCAGAACCTCTAACACGCCAAAAAGTAGCCGATCTGACAACTCTGTCTGATATCAACGTTGGTGATAACATAGCGTACCCTCAATCTTTGCGTAAAAGCAAGCGTCAGAAGACTTTGCCTCCAGCCCTTCTACATGATTACTTATGTGGTCCTCATATCGACTCTCGATTGCATCATCCACGGGAGTCGGTGTTTGTATGCTACGAGAGAAGGGAGATAGAGAGGAAAATCAACGTTCTTTCAAGGAAACTTTCCGTAAATGT TGTTATCAACGTTGGTGGATTAGTGGTTTCCTCAAAAGAAATGCTTCTTATGGCGGAGAGATCACGACTATACCCTGGAAAG GTTGTTGATATACTGATTCGTCTTGTGCGATGTGTGGTATCACTGCCGACATCTTTGGAAAGGAGTTATTATTTTCTGGATACCAGATTTGGTACTTCAATTATCAGGAACTACCAAAAGTTTTCGAAAACTAAGAAAAAGGAGTCCTTTAAGTTTTCCAAAGGAGTTTTGGACTTTTTTGGTGAAAGAGATGCCTCACCGCGGTTGGGTATACGTTACTACTTTCCACTGAATTTAGGGAAAAAGCATTGGATTGGAGTATGCTTTGACACATCTAGGGGTAAACTCTATGTTCTTGACTGCAATGTGGCTTTATTCAATGAAACATCGATGGGTAGATTTCTTTATCCATTCCTCCAGATGTTGCCATATCTGGCAAGACAATTTGGTAAAGAAATGGGAACGCAATGTGTTACGCCTTATAAGTTTGATAGAACAAAGTCAGTTTTCCAAAGTGATAATCCCGCAGACGCTGGCTTGATCGCGGTGTTGTTAATGGTTAGACATGCTGTATATGGTTTCGAGGCGTGTAGGAATTTATCTCCGGAAACGGTTGCTGATGAAGGAAAGAGTGCTGCTATAATGGCTTTGGAGTCGACAGAGAAGCTGTAG
- the LOC117133353 gene encoding uncharacterized protein LOC117133353, with the protein MSSSSNDEVYEVFEEMVDEQIDDFIDSVIANDPKRRVYIERDREQGHNQLWHDYFSENPTYPPEMFRRRFRMNKPLFLRIVERLNNEVPYFQQRRNGHGRCGLSALQKCTSAIRMLAYGKAGDANDEYLRLAASTALLCLENFTDAIILLFGGEYLRRPTPEDLQRLLDAGEARGFPGMIGSIDCMHWEWKNCPTAWKVEDERHGYIQIDTSEFESGESSRSSKVKSRESVNVPMLTIRNQIRDPHLHERLKADLVENVWEKYGNHDE; encoded by the exons ATGTCAAGCTCCTCAAATGATGAAGTATATGAAGTATTTGAAGAAATGGTCGACGAACAAATTGATGATTTCATCGACTCCGTTATTGCCAACGACCCGAAGAGACGAGTGTATATCGAAAGAGATCGGGAACAAGGACACAATCAACTATGGCACGACTATTTTAGTGAAAATCCAACATACCCACCAGAAATGTTTAGGCGgcgttttcgaatgaacaaaCCTTTGTTCCTTCGCATTGTCGAACGCCTAAATAATGAAGTTCCATACTTTCAGCAACGAAGAAATGGTCACGGAAGGTGCGGCCTATCTGCACTTCAAAAATGCACTTCAGCAATACGAATGTTGGCATATGGCAAAGCCGGAGATGCGAatgacgaatatctccgacttgcGGCAAGCACTGCACTTTTATGTTTGGAAAATTTCACGGATGCGATAATACTATTGTTTGGAGGTGAGTATCTAAGAAGACCTACACCAGAAGATCTTCAAAGACTACTTGACGCTGGAGAGGCACGCGGGTTTCCGGGTATGATAGgcagcatcgattgtatgcattgggagtggaaaaactgcccaacGGCTTGGAAAG tggAGGACGAACGACACGGATACATTCAAATTGATACATCTGAGTTCGAGTCAGGAGAGTCTAGTCGAAGTTCAAAGGTGAAAAGTAGAGAAAGTGTCAATGTCCCTATGCTTACCATTCGCAATCAAATTCGGGATCCACATTTACATGAGcgtttgaaagctgatttagTTGAAAATGTTTGGGAAAAATATGGTAATCATGATGAATAA